In the Flavisolibacter tropicus genome, one interval contains:
- a CDS encoding DUF4271 domain-containing protein, giving the protein MRFYLFILSFSLSLGAWGQADSLKRTDSIVAAKDTLVRQDTVKADTTTIQPVAVEPPYIRFDTVLYKKHPYFQIENPIRFIAPKHEWHGKDALFYACIGLLLFFAFVRNAFQRYLQDLFRLFFRTTLKQRQVKEQLMASPLPSLLLNILFILSGGLFITILLQYYGLGKDYNFWQLLLYAAAGLGVIYLVKFITLKLCGWLFRLKDATDSYTFIVFTTNKVLGIVWLPFIIIMVFTSGLTQHLFITAALIITGGAFLYRFFLSYATIHKGVKINAFHFILYLCAFEIVPLLLINKLLFTYLS; this is encoded by the coding sequence TTGCGTTTTTATCTTTTTATACTAAGTTTTTCGTTGAGTTTAGGGGCCTGGGGACAAGCTGATTCCTTAAAGCGCACTGATAGTATAGTGGCTGCAAAGGATACATTGGTACGGCAGGATACTGTAAAAGCTGATACCACTACCATACAGCCGGTAGCTGTTGAGCCTCCTTATATTCGATTTGATACTGTTCTGTACAAGAAGCACCCTTATTTCCAGATTGAAAACCCAATCCGGTTTATTGCCCCAAAACATGAATGGCATGGAAAAGATGCTCTATTTTATGCCTGTATAGGCTTGTTGCTCTTTTTTGCCTTTGTACGCAATGCCTTTCAGCGATACCTGCAGGATCTATTTCGTCTGTTTTTCAGAACTACGCTTAAGCAGCGGCAGGTAAAAGAACAGCTTATGGCTTCCCCCTTGCCTTCGCTGCTACTGAATATCCTTTTTATATTAAGCGGTGGGTTATTTATTACCATTTTGCTGCAGTATTATGGATTGGGTAAGGATTACAATTTTTGGCAATTATTATTATACGCAGCAGCTGGATTAGGAGTAATTTACCTGGTTAAGTTTATTACACTTAAGCTGTGCGGTTGGCTTTTTCGCCTGAAAGACGCTACAGATTCTTACACATTTATTGTTTTTACCACCAATAAGGTGTTGGGGATAGTGTGGTTACCATTTATAATTATAATGGTCTTTACCAGTGGTTTAACTCAGCATTTATTTATTACTGCTGCCCTAATAATTACTGGTGGCGCATTTTTGTACCGTTTCTTTTTGTCCTATGCTACCATCCATAAGGGGGTTAAGATAAATGCCTTTCACTTTATACTTTACCTCTGCGCCTTTGAAATTGTACCGTTATTATTGATTAACAAACTGTTGTTTACGTATCTTTCCTGA
- a CDS encoding SUMF1/EgtB/PvdO family nonheme iron enzyme: MKMKNQYFTLFALASISLAGCGIIGKKDKGGSLPNDGQLHGISPGSKYVLPKPPGMVYIPQGTFHMGPSDEDPSYAFSARNRSVSISGFWMDATEITNNEYRQFVYWVRDSIAAKKLGYVKSGSDGNEYVDWAKMKTLKWSDPKVVEQLGQTDLILSPEDRIFGKKEIDASKLIYHSETFDLKEAAKRENAGKARSQFIVKKDVRIYPDTLVWIRDFAYSYNEPMTKRYFSHPAFGNYPVVGVNWQQANAFCEWRTHFLNSWLDGKKRAQESDFRLPTEAQWEYAARGGRSQSMYPWGNYYLRNKKGCLLANFKPGRGNYPEDGGFYTVRADAYWPNDFGLYCMAGNVAEWTSSIYYEGSYTFQHDMNPDVRWNAKDSDPPKMKRKVIRGGSWKDVGYYLQTGTRTYEYQDTTKSYIGFRTVIDLPAQQGKKGRK; this comes from the coding sequence ATGAAAATGAAAAACCAATACTTCACCCTATTTGCCCTGGCCTCTATTTCACTGGCTGGTTGCGGCATTATTGGAAAGAAGGACAAAGGTGGTAGCCTGCCAAATGATGGTCAGCTCCACGGCATTTCTCCTGGTAGCAAGTACGTTCTACCTAAACCTCCTGGTATGGTTTACATACCTCAAGGGACTTTCCACATGGGCCCTAGCGATGAGGATCCTTCTTATGCTTTCAGCGCCCGCAACCGTTCTGTATCCATTAGCGGATTCTGGATGGACGCCACAGAGATTACTAACAACGAATACCGTCAATTTGTTTACTGGGTACGCGACTCAATTGCTGCAAAGAAATTGGGTTATGTAAAAAGTGGCTCTGATGGTAATGAGTATGTTGACTGGGCGAAAATGAAAACCCTGAAATGGAGCGACCCCAAAGTCGTAGAACAATTAGGTCAGACAGATTTGATCCTTTCTCCTGAAGATCGCATTTTCGGCAAAAAGGAAATCGATGCGTCTAAGCTGATCTACCACTCTGAGACATTTGATCTGAAAGAAGCTGCTAAAAGAGAAAATGCTGGTAAGGCTCGTTCTCAGTTCATAGTAAAGAAAGACGTTCGCATTTATCCAGATACTTTAGTTTGGATTCGTGACTTTGCGTATTCTTACAATGAGCCTATGACAAAGCGCTACTTCTCTCACCCTGCTTTTGGTAACTATCCAGTAGTAGGTGTGAACTGGCAGCAAGCAAATGCTTTCTGCGAGTGGAGAACGCATTTTTTAAATTCTTGGTTGGATGGAAAGAAAAGAGCTCAGGAGTCTGATTTCCGTCTTCCAACAGAAGCCCAGTGGGAATACGCTGCTCGCGGTGGCCGTTCCCAATCAATGTATCCTTGGGGTAACTATTATTTAAGAAACAAAAAAGGTTGTTTATTAGCTAACTTTAAGCCTGGACGTGGTAACTATCCTGAAGATGGTGGTTTCTATACAGTACGTGCTGACGCTTATTGGCCAAATGACTTTGGTTTATACTGTATGGCTGGAAACGTAGCAGAATGGACATCTTCTATTTATTATGAAGGTTCCTACACTTTCCAACATGATATGAACCCAGACGTTCGTTGGAACGCAAAAGATTCTGACCCTCCTAAAATGAAGCGCAAGGTAATTCGTGGCGGTAGCTGGAAAGATGTAGGTTATTACCTGCAAACTGGTACCCGCACTTACGAATACCAAGACACCACCAAATCTTACATCGGTTTCCGTACCGTGATTGACTTACCTGCACAGCAAGGTAAAAAGGGACGTAAATAA
- a CDS encoding uroporphyrinogen-III synthase, with translation MVKNEVSKPTSASTKARKKILITQPRPESDKSPYFDLTRKYNVDLHFQPFIKLEPISAKDFRKQKIDIAAHTGVILTSRNAIDHFFRMCEEMRITVSQDTKYFCITEAVALYLQKFILYRKRKVFYGADGSNKSLFDAINKHKNNEKLLYVCSENQQDSEITGWLKSNNCDFSLAYMYRTVSSDVKEILDQNSYDVICFFTPSGVKSLFDNVPKFKQNGTVIGAFGNNTSKAVEEAGLELGIKAPQPQAPSMVAALDQYLAAQTKKK, from the coding sequence ATGGTAAAAAACGAGGTTTCTAAGCCTACTAGTGCATCTACAAAGGCCAGAAAGAAGATATTAATTACACAGCCCCGGCCCGAAAGCGACAAATCGCCCTATTTCGACCTGACTAGGAAATACAATGTTGATCTTCATTTTCAGCCTTTTATAAAGCTGGAACCCATTTCCGCTAAGGATTTCCGTAAGCAAAAGATTGATATTGCTGCGCATACTGGTGTGATTCTAACAAGCCGTAATGCTATTGACCATTTCTTCCGTATGTGTGAAGAAATGAGAATAACGGTATCGCAAGACACCAAATACTTCTGCATTACAGAAGCCGTGGCTTTGTACCTGCAAAAATTCATTTTGTATCGCAAGCGTAAGGTTTTTTATGGTGCTGATGGCAGTAATAAGAGTTTATTTGACGCCATTAACAAGCATAAGAACAATGAAAAGCTGTTGTATGTATGTTCTGAAAACCAGCAGGATAGTGAAATAACCGGCTGGCTGAAATCAAATAACTGTGATTTTTCATTAGCTTATATGTACCGCACGGTAAGTTCTGATGTTAAAGAAATTCTTGACCAGAACTCTTATGATGTCATTTGCTTCTTTACTCCTAGTGGTGTAAAAAGCCTGTTTGATAATGTACCCAAGTTCAAACAGAATGGTACCGTAATCGGCGCATTTGGAAATAATACCTCTAAGGCTGTTGAAGAAGCTGGTTTAGAGTTGGGTATTAAAGCGCCACAACCCCAGGCACCGTCTATGGTGGCTGCCCTGGATCAGTATCTGGCTGCTCAAACCAAGAAGAAGTAA
- the gldL gene encoding gliding motility protein GldL: MAAAIPPKVSKIVDVFVSIAAAIVIWGALRKILHSPDADIWLKIGLTTEAVVFLVYGILYLRYPAIEADHGGGKLAVAHVPHATGALDKALMDADITPANLNRLSENFKKLNTTVSNMNNISDVVAATGDYTQKTREVTSALAQVKDAYVNAANSVGAFNQAGEGAKQFHDQMQVMTKNLSSLNTIYELELQESNNHLKALNGFYGKLAETSNAMLTSAEDAKKVQEQIGHLANNLGRLNSIYGNMLSAMQGR, from the coding sequence ATGGCAGCTGCTATTCCTCCTAAAGTGAGCAAAATCGTTGACGTATTTGTATCTATTGCCGCGGCAATCGTTATCTGGGGTGCATTAAGAAAGATCTTACACTCCCCTGACGCGGATATCTGGTTGAAAATCGGTTTGACCACAGAAGCCGTTGTATTCTTAGTTTATGGTATTCTTTATTTAAGATACCCTGCCATTGAAGCTGATCACGGCGGTGGTAAGTTAGCTGTAGCTCATGTACCTCATGCTACTGGTGCTCTTGACAAGGCATTAATGGATGCAGACATCACTCCAGCTAATCTGAACAGATTAAGCGAAAACTTTAAAAAATTAAACACTACTGTAAGCAACATGAACAACATTTCTGATGTTGTAGCTGCTACTGGTGATTATACTCAAAAAACAAGAGAAGTAACAAGTGCTTTAGCTCAGGTTAAAGATGCTTATGTAAATGCTGCTAATTCAGTTGGTGCTTTCAACCAAGCTGGAGAAGGTGCTAAACAATTCCACGATCAAATGCAAGTAATGACAAAGAATTTGTCTTCTTTGAATACGATCTATGAATTGGAATTACAAGAAAGCAACAACCACCTGAAGGCATTGAATGGTTTTTATGGTAAACTGGCTGAAACATCAAACGCTATGTTGACTAGCGCCGAAGATGCTAAGAAAGTACAAGAGCAAATTGGTCATTTGGCTAACAACCTGGGCCGTTTGAATAGCATCTATGGTAACATGCTGAGCGCTATGCAAGGCAGATAA
- the gldM gene encoding gliding motility protein GldM, whose translation MALPAEPRQKMINLMYLVLTALLALNVSAEILNAFKTVDNSLVATNKTINSSTETIMASFEEKLKEPESAAKAAEWMPKAQQAVALTKGLNDYIQGLKQDILKGAGFDPAKNGDSTFKEDNQDVATRIMVEEGKGKDLYNKLAEYKKQMAAVAPALANQINNYMQQIDLSVPHTKNSHGGASGNNTWEGAYFRMVPTVAALTMLSKFQNDVKTSENKVVSLFHEQVGQVKVRYNQFAAIVGQSSNYLMPGQELTINAGVGAFSTDAKPQISIGGVGVPVNAEGVAEWKTMASAIGTRQVPVNIQYMDQDGNMKTISKTITYTVGQANASIALDKMNVLYVGIDNPVSIAASGGGDDKVQASITGGGGSLVKVGPGKYIAKVNSVTDDCKITVSVDGKVAGASMFRVRTIPTPVATIGGYASGENVNAGAFKSQAGVGAYIKDFPFDLKYTVTSFTLTGDTEEGDLIEAACTGNTWSAQARSLINRLKPGATITVDGIRALGPDGRSMKLPSLVYYIK comes from the coding sequence ATGGCACTACCTGCAGAGCCGCGGCAGAAGATGATTAACCTGATGTATTTGGTGTTGACAGCCCTGTTAGCATTGAACGTATCAGCTGAGATCCTGAATGCCTTTAAAACGGTAGATAATAGCTTAGTTGCAACAAATAAAACAATTAATAGTTCCACTGAAACGATCATGGCTTCTTTTGAAGAAAAATTAAAAGAACCTGAGAGTGCTGCAAAAGCAGCAGAGTGGATGCCTAAAGCCCAACAAGCAGTTGCTTTGACCAAGGGTTTAAATGACTATATCCAAGGTTTAAAGCAAGACATTTTGAAGGGTGCTGGCTTTGATCCTGCTAAAAATGGTGACTCTACTTTTAAAGAAGATAACCAGGATGTAGCTACTCGTATCATGGTGGAAGAAGGCAAGGGCAAAGACTTGTACAACAAGTTGGCTGAATATAAAAAGCAAATGGCAGCCGTTGCTCCAGCTTTAGCAAACCAGATCAACAATTACATGCAGCAGATTGATCTGAGTGTACCTCATACAAAAAACAGTCATGGTGGTGCTAGTGGTAATAATACTTGGGAGGGTGCTTACTTCCGTATGGTACCTACAGTAGCAGCTCTTACTATGCTGAGTAAGTTTCAGAATGACGTAAAGACTTCTGAAAACAAAGTGGTTTCTTTATTCCACGAGCAAGTAGGTCAAGTTAAAGTACGTTACAACCAGTTTGCTGCTATCGTAGGTCAAAGCTCAAACTACTTAATGCCTGGCCAAGAATTAACAATAAATGCTGGGGTTGGTGCGTTTAGTACTGATGCTAAGCCACAAATCAGCATTGGTGGTGTAGGTGTACCAGTAAATGCTGAAGGTGTAGCTGAATGGAAAACAATGGCAAGTGCTATTGGTACCAGACAAGTTCCTGTAAACATTCAGTATATGGACCAGGATGGTAACATGAAAACAATTTCTAAGACCATTACCTATACTGTAGGTCAGGCTAACGCTTCAATTGCCCTTGATAAAATGAACGTTCTGTATGTAGGTATCGATAACCCAGTATCTATTGCTGCCAGTGGTGGTGGTGATGATAAAGTGCAGGCTTCAATTACTGGCGGCGGCGGTTCTTTAGTTAAAGTTGGCCCTGGTAAATACATCGCTAAAGTAAATAGCGTAACTGATGATTGTAAGATCACTGTGTCTGTTGATGGAAAAGTAGCTGGTGCTTCTATGTTCCGTGTACGTACCATTCCTACACCAGTAGCGACAATTGGTGGTTATGCTTCTGGTGAGAATGTAAACGCTGGAGCTTTCAAATCTCAGGCAGGTGTGGGTGCTTATATTAAAGATTTTCCTTTTGATCTGAAATATACTGTTACATCCTTTACGCTCACCGGTGATACAGAAGAAGGTGATCTTATTGAAGCTGCATGTACTGGTAATACTTGGAGTGCACAAGCAAGATCTCTGATCAACCGATTGAAGCCAGGTGCTACAATAACTGTTGATGGTATTCGTGCACTGGGACCTGATGGCAGAAGCATGAAATTGCCTTCATTGGTATATTATATCAAATAA